One Mycolicibacterium rufum genomic window, ACGAAGGGGTTGAAGTCCTGCCACAGCGCCCTGCCGAAGCGCGCGAGAGACTCGCCCACCTCCTTGAGCGTGATCGCCTCGGGACGGTTCGTCGTCGGGTCGGCGAGCAGGTAGTTGATGACGTTGTAGATCGGGTCGTACGGGTTGATCTGGATGTGCGCACCCGACCACGGCACCGGATCACCCTCTTCGCCGGGGATGGCCTCGCCCGCGGCGCCCTCGGCGTCACTGACCGGATTGTTCAGCGCCGGGAACGTGTAGCCGTAGATCAGGTCCCAGATCGGCGCGGTGAACATCTTGGACAGGATCGCGCCGGCGTCCTGGCAGGTCGGTGGCGCGGTGCCGGTGCAGCCGGAGTTCATCGGCAGGTTGGCCTTGGCCCACCACGAGACGTGCTCGCCCAGCGGGTTCGACAGCGCCTTGAACGGGATCAGCAGGTTGGTGACCGCCGTGATCTTGGGCGGGTCCGCCGGGTCGTAGCCGAGCACGTTGACCGGGTCGTACACCCACCAGCTGCCGGTGACCTCGAGCGCGTAGGACAGGTCGTTGAGACCGTCGAGGTAGGCGCGGGGAACGCTGATGATCGCGTTGATGATGTTGGCCGGCACGTTGAGGAGCGAGCCGTTCTTGGTGTCCACCGTGATCGGCGTGTAGGACTGCGGGGCGTAGATGTTGCACTGGTCGGTGTGGTAGCCCGAGCAGGCGATTCCGTCGCCAGTGCCGTCGATCGGGGCGCCGGGCACCGAGGCCGCAGTCAGGCTGTAGGCGTCATTGGCGACCCGGGTCTGCGGCGTGACCGGCTGGATCGGGGTCACGGAAATGACGCTGGCCCCCACCAGCGCCACGCCCGCCGTGACATACGGACGTACGGAGGCAGGCATGACGCCCCTTTCAAAAGTGTTGCTGGACGATATCGACGACAGCGAAGAACGTATCCAAAAAGTGACCACGTGTCTAGCAAATCGATGCCATTCACATGATTGCGAGCATTTGCTGACGTCATCGTCAGAAAACCTGAGAGATATCTTAGAGCACGCCTGTCAGCTGGGCGAGTCGCCCCCTGCCAGCGAAGTGTCGGTGACCCGAGCAACCCTGGAGCAATCCTTCACCCGGTTTGCCGTGCAGCGCTCAGAGGCGCCGCTCGGTCAGCCACGCGTCGATGCGCCGGGCCACGTCCTCCCAGCCCGCCTCGAGCATCATGTTGTGCCCCATCTGCGGGAAGAACTGCGCCGTCGTGGCGTAGGCGTGCGCGGTCGCGCGGACCTCGGCCTGCGTGACCGCACCGTCGTCGGCAGCGCCGAGGACCAGTAGCGGGGCGCGCACCCGGGCGGGTCGTGGCAACCTCACCAGTCCGTCCAGTCCCGCGCGTGCACTTTCCTCCTGCAGCCGGGCCGCATACTGCGCCACCACCGCCGCCGGGGTGTGGGGGCTGAAGAACCTCTCCCGGGCCAGTTCCGGGGTGCTGACATAGGGCAGCGACCGGCCGGTGGCCGTCAGCTTCGCGAAATGCCAGGGATGGCGGCGGATCCAGCGCAGCCCCGACCGCAGATAGCCCTGCGGTGGCATCGACGCCATCAGCACCCCGGCCGGCGCGTCGCGCACCTCCAGGTACTTCTGCACCAGCACCCCGCCCATCGAATGGCCGATGATCACCGGCCGCTCCGGCAGCGCGTCGGCCGCGGCGACGACGTCGGCGACGAAATCGGCGAAGGACAGGTCGCGCAGCTTCTTGTCGGTCGGGCTGCCGCCGTGCCCGCGCAGGCTCACCGCCGTGGCCCGGTAGCCCCGATCGGCGAAGAACGGCAGGAAGTGTTCATCCCAGCACCACGCGGCGTGCCAGGCGCCGTGCACGAACAGCAGTGGGACAGGATGGGATTCGGAGACCGCTCCCCTGTCGATGACCTCGAGCATCGCGGGCCAGCGTATAGGGCGCTCGCGCCGCCGGTCGTTACCATCCCCCCATGACCCTCGCCCCGCCCAGCGCCGAGCGCACCGTCGTGATCACCGGCGCGTCGTCGGGTATCGGCGCCGAGATCGCCCGCGGACTGGCTCGGCGCGGCTACCCGCTGACCCTGATCGCCCGCCGCCGTGACCGCCTCGACGCCCTGGCCGCCGAATTACGCGGCGCCGCAGGCGCGGTCGACGTGCTCGAGGCCGACCTGGGCGACGCCGGCGCCCGCGCCGCGGTCGCCGGGCGCCTGCGCGCCGGCGGGGTGGCCGGCCTGGTGAACAGCGCGGGCTTCGGCACCAACGGACTGTTCCAGGAGCTTCCGGCGGGCCGGGAGAGCGACCAGGTGGTGCTCAATGTCCTTGCCCTGACCGAACTGACGCACGCCGCGCTGCCGTCGATGATCGGGCAGGGGTCCGGCGCGATCCTCAACATCGGGTCCATCGCCGGCTTCCAGCCGCTGCCCGGGGCCGCGGTGTACTCGGCGACCAAGGCCTACGTGCAGACGTTCTCCGAGGCCGTGCACGAGGGCCTGCGCGGCACCGGGGTGTCGTGCACCGCGCTGTGCCCGGGACCGGTGCCCACCGAGTGGTGGGAGGTGGCCGGGGAGGCGCCGCCGGGGGGCCCGGTCCAGGTGTCGGCCGCGGAGGTCGCCGAGGCCGGCATCGAGGGCATGCTCGCCGGGAAACGCCTCGTCGTGCCCGGACTGGTGCCCAAACTGACGGGGCTGGGCGGGCGTTTCACGCCGCGGGCCCTGCTGCTGCCCGCGCTGCGCCGGGCCGCCGCGCGCCGCGGTTAGCGGCGCGCGGCGAGACCGCACGCGCTACCGCGTCACTCCGAGCCGCCGGAACCCTTGTCCGAGGCACTCGAGGCGCCCGACGACGCCTTGTCCGTCGAGGAGCTCTTCTTCTCCGTCGACGTGCTCTTCGTGTCGGATGTGCTCTTCGTGTCGGACGAGCTGACCTTGTCGCGGATCGCGGTCACCGAGTTGGTGTCGTCACCGTCGGCCTTGCGGTGCTTGCCGAACAGGCCGGTGCGGGTCGGCTTCGCCGATTCCGCGGCACCGTCCGCGCCGTCCGCAGCGGACTCGGTGGCGGACTCGGTCGTGGTGTCCGCCGGGGTCTCGGTCGTGTCCGCCGGGGTCTCGGCCGGCGTCGCATCGGTCGTCGTGTCGGCCGGCTTCTCAGCAACCTCGTCCGTGGACTCCGCAACGGCCGGTGCCGGAGCGGCCCCCGTCTTCTTGGCTAACTCGAATGTGTTCAGCAGGCCCGTCACCGCGTCCTTCACCGGATGCGAACTCTCAGACTTCTCTTCACCGTTTGCGAGAGTTCCGGTGTTTGCCTCGGGCTCCGCGGGCGCCGTCGCCGCCGCGAGGGTGGTCGTCTGCTGGTTCGGCGGGTAGTTGTCGTAGAGCCACGGGTTGTCGTAGACGGGCTTGCCGGGCGTGCAGGACGGGCACAGCAGCGGCGCCAGCGCGCGGAACAACGGCGCGAAGCTGGTCTGCTCGTCGTTGAACCACTCGCTGTTCTGCACGAAGGGGTAGAACGAATCGAACAGCGCCTTGCCCAGCTTGGCCGGCACCGAGAAGTAGTCGCTCAGCGGCACGGTCTCCGGACCGGTCGGCGGCGCCGTCAGGTAGTCCCACATCGAGGTGAACGCACCGAACGGTTCCAGCTTCACCGGCTGTCCCGCCCACGACACCGGCTCACCGGTGAACGGGTTGGTCGAGCCCTCCTCGCCGGCGGCGGGGAAGGTGTAGCCCTGGTACAGGTCGAGCAGCGAGACCTTGAACATGCTGCCCAGCAGTCCGCCGAGATCGGGGCAGGCGCCCGGCAGCGCCGCGCAGCCGGAGTTCATCGGCAGGTTCGCCCGCGCCCACCAGCTCAGGTCCTCCCCGATCACCGACGAGAACGGCTTGATCGGGATGAGCATGTCGACGAAGCCCTGCAGCTTCGGCGGATCCCACTCGTCGAACCCGAACACGTTGGTCGGTCCCCACACCTGCCAGCTGCCGGTGCCGATCATCGCGTCGGCGAAGCGGTCCATGGCCTGGATCTCCCACGCCGGGATGCTCAGCGCCATGTTGAGCAGGTTGATCGGGACGTAGAGCAGCGACGGATCCGTGCCCAGCCCTGCGACGGGCAGCGCCGCCGGCAGGGCGGCTGCGCCGGCGGCGTCCCCGCAGAGCGCGGAGAGCGAACCCGGCGCGCAGGTGGGGCTCGACGCCGCGGTCAGGCTGTAGTCCTGCGTGATCGAGCGTTCGGCGACGGGGATCGGTTGGATCGGAGTGACGGAGATGACGCTGGCCCCCACCAGTGCCACGCCGGCCGTGACATAAGGCCGTACGGCAGCAGGCATGACGCCCCTTTCAGGTTTCGACTGCGAATCGACTGTGCGTGAACAGGTCCCCGACAGCAAGGAAGGTAACCCACCCGGCGACGGGTGTCCAGCAAAGCGGGAAGACGCCGCCACGCCGACCGTGGAGTTGACGTGCACGTCAGTTTGACGGCCGGCGCCGCGGGCCGAACCAGGCCCGGTTGCCGTACCGGTCCAGATGCACGACTTCATCGACGGGCCTGCGGGTTGTCGGCCCGTAGCGGCCCTTCGGCCAGCCCAGCGGAACCACCGCGCACGGGGTGACGTCCAACGGTAGCCCGAGCACCCGTCGCGCGGACGTCACGTTCCACAGTGGCAACGTGATGAGCGAGGCGCCCAGCCCCATCGACCGCGCTGCCAGCAACAGATTCTGCAGGCTCGGGTAGATCGAGCCGTAATACGAGGAGGCGGCCGCGTGCGGCATCGGGACGAACGGCACCTTGCCCTCCCGCGGGCCGAGCCGCAGACACCCGATCACCAGGACGGGGATCTCGGTGAAATGCTCGAGCTGCCACTCGATGGCCTTGACGCTCTTGGCCATCTCCTCGTCGTAGGAGGCGATGTCGCGGATCGACGTGCGGTGGAACGCCCGCCAGGCGAGCCGGTAGCGCCGCTGCAGCTTCTTCTTGACCCGCGGATCCTTGACGACGACGAATTCCCAGTTCTGACCGTTCGCGCCGGTGGGCGCCCGCAGCGCCAGCTCGATGCACTTGAGCACGATCTCGTCGTCGACCGGGTCGGGCCGCACCCGCCGGATCGCCCGCTGCGTCATCATCGCCTCGACCAGCGGCATGTCCAGCCGGGCCAGCGCGTCGGCGGTGGCCGGGATCGGCTCCGGCATCGCTACGCCTCGCCCGCGATCCAGGCCGCGGTGAATTGCTGCATCTGCGGCACCTCCCGCGCGATCAGGTCGGCGACGTAGCGTTCGATGCGCCCGCCCACCATCGGGATGCGCACCTCGAGCGAGCCTTGCACCCGCAGCCGTGAGCCGGCCGGAACCGCTTGCAGCACCATGGTTCCCGAGCCGGAGCTGGGCACCCCGCGGGCGGCGATGGTGAACTCCCCGTGCACCTGCCCGTCCGTGGCGGGCCGCCACGACTCGGTGCGGGTGATCGCGGTGTCACCGGGCAGCATCCGCCCGATCGCGCCCGGCAGCATGTCCTGGCGCAGGTCCTGGGTGGTGCGCACCACGATGCCGCCGTCGGCGTCGACGACCAGGGAGTCCAGCGTCATCGAGTCGCCGCCGTAGGCGGCCAGCCGGGCCAGCCAGTACGTCTTCTCGCCGAACGCGGCGATGACGTCGGCGACGCCGGCGGCCGTCTCGGTCGTCACGTCGAAGGGGCGGGGCACGTCGGTCATGTCTCCTGGGTCTGCCGGCCGAACACCTTGTCGGCGACGCGTGCGGCGAACCGGCGCGCCTCCTCGAGATGCTCGTCGTTGATGTTGGTCGGGGGCAGCTTGACCCCGAGGTAGCGGTCCCGATACTCCCCCGACCCCAGATAACTGGTCAGCGACAGCATCGAGGGCAGCTCGCCGCCGGGATAGGTGAAGTGGATGCCGTCGACGTAGCGGCCGCCCTTCTTCTCGGCGAGCTTGCGCACCCCGGCCAGGTTCTTGCGCCACTTGCGGCGGCACACCACGAACACCGCGAAACGCTTGCCCTCCAACAGCGGCCGCGCCTCGTGGGACTTCAGGAACGAGCGCAGCGGCATCGACACGGTGTCCCACCACGTCGGCGAGCCGATGCAGATCAGGTCGTAGTCACCCGTGCGCACCGCGTCCGGGGTGCGGATGTCGCCGGTGCGCTGCATCGTCTGCGCGGGCAGCATCCCGAGGAACTCCGGCCAGACACTGCGCATCGGGAAGCGGGAGAACCGCTCGGCGTAGCGCGGATCGGTGAACTCGATGGGCGCCTCGGTCACCTCGTAGCCGCGCGCGCGGAACACCGTCGCCGCCGCCTCGAGCACTTTCCGAGCCTGCCCGGTATAGCTGTAGTAGAGCAGCAGCACCCGCGGCGATCGGGCCGCCGTCTGCGGTGATTCAGCCAACCTCGGCACTTCCTTCCCTTGTGAGTTCTCTGATGTCGATGCCCCGGCGTGCCACGCCGGGATGTTTGCGCATAGCCTCACACACGTGAACGACAAAGTTGCGGTCAATCTGAGCGGGCCCGCGAAGACGATGCTGTCCACGCTGTACCTGAAGGCGCTCGACGCCGACTTCGAGCGGCCGATCCTCGGTGACCGGTTCGCCAAGGAGGCGATCGACAAGCTCGACTTCGACTGGAGTGAGCTGGAGATCACCCCGAAGTGGGCCCCGCTGTTCACCGTTCGCACCGCGCAGTACGACATCTGGGTGCGCCAGTTCATCGCCGCGAATCCCGAATGCACCGTCGTGCACCTCGGGTGCGGGCTGGACTGCCGGGTGTTCCGCATCGACCCAGGACCCGACGTGCGTTGGTACGACGTCGATTTCCCGCAGGTGATCGCCTTGCGCGAGCAGATCTACCCCACCCGGCCCAACTACGAGCTGATCGCCACCCCCGCGACCGAGCCGCAGTGGCTCGACCAGATCCCTTCGGACAGGCCGACATTGCTCATCGCCGAAGGCATCAGCATGTACCTGACCGAGGAGGAGGGCATCGCGCTGCTGCGCCGCTTCATCGACCGGTTCGGCACCGGGGAGCTGCAGATCGACTTCTTCAACTGGCTGGCCATCAAATCGCAGAAGACCCAGTCGCTGGTCCGCACCTCCGGATCGGTGCTGTACTGGGCGGTCAACAGCCCGCAGCAGATCCTCGACAAGCTGCCCGACATCCGATTGCTCTCGGCGGCAACGTTCTTCGATGCCAGCACCTACGATCGCACCGGCCGCGGCATGCATGCGCTGAAGCGAGCCGTGACGGTGGTGCCGCCGCTGCGCACCTCGCTGCAATACCATCGCTACGCGTTCGGGCCCGGCGCCTAGCCTGCCGTGCTCGCGGTCTGCTTGGCCGCGATGCTGCGCAACTGGGCCTCGATCGCGGCGATCGACTTGTCGCGATCGGGTCCGTGCGAGTGGTATTCGATCATCAGCGCGCCGTTGAAGATCTTCGACGTGTAGATCTCGATGCCCGCGCCGACGGCGAAGTAGAACTCGCCGTGGCTGGCAGCGACCTCCATGTCCGGGGGCGTCCGCAACGGCGGCACGATGCCGTTGTCGGTGAACATCACCACATCCGGCAGGCCCGGCGGGTTGCCGACGTACTGCGGGCTGAAGTGCAGGAAGCTCTGCTGGATGACGCCCTCGGCGATGTCCTTCTTGTAGGTGTCGTTGATGTCGCGGGCCAGCGCGGCCACGTCGGTACCCGGATGGATCTCGGCCAGGTAGGTCGCGATGCCGACCGGGTTGGTGCTCTCGGTCGCCGACACCGGCGGGGTCAGCAGGTACCGCAGATCCACCGGGTACACGTAGGGCACCGGGATGTTCGGGGTGTTGCGCACCTGCCACTCGGCCATCAGCACCGCCGCCGACAGCAGGCTGTTCAGGCCGAGCTTGTTGGCCCGGCAGAACGCGATGATCTGCTCGGTGTCCTGCTCCGACAGTGTGCAGTACTCCATCGGAACGAGTTGCGGCAGAACCGGATTGACATCCGAGGGGGCGCGGCGCGACGGCGGCAGCTCGTAGGCGAACATCGCCGCCAGCAGCCGCTCCAGCCCGGAGCGCGGCCTCTTCTCCACCCCGCGGCTGGCCAGGATGACCTCCAGGGGCTCGGGTGCGGGATGCACCTTCACCGGCCGGGTGGTACCCGTCGTCACCAGATCGGTGTAGGTGGAGAACAGCTCCTCGACCAGGCTGAACTGGTGGTGGCCGTCGGCGAGGCTGTGGTGGATGTAGAGCGTCGGCTGGGCCTGCCCGTCGCGGACCGTCAACCGCAGGTGCACCAACGACTGGGTCTGGTCGAAGATCAGCGGCGGCGCCGGCTCGTCGCCGGAGAGCTCTACCACCTCGATGCCCGGATGCATCAGGTCGTCGAGCACGATCTCCCACTTGCCGTCGGGCAGCTGCTCGAGGTGGCCGCCGAGCACCGGATGAGCGGCCAGCAGCGCGTCGAACGCGTCGGACAGCGCGTCGGCGTCCATCGGACCCTTCACGTGCGCGGCGAGGCCGATGAAGTTATGGGTCTCGGCGAACATCTCCTCGCTGCGCGCGAGCTTGCGGATGCCCGAGGAAGGAAACATCGGTCAGGACTCCCTGTACGTCGATCGGGTGGGTGCGTCACCCACGTCGGCTGGCCTTGCGGTACCCGATCGCCAACGGCACCGCGCACACCGCGAAGATGCCGGCCGACCACAGCGCCGTGAAGAGGAGGGGTTCGGCGATCGGCCCCTCCAGCGACAGGCCCCGCATCGCCTCGATGGTATAGCTCACCGGCTGGTGCTCGACGATCGGTTGCAGCCACTTCGGGTACTGGTCGAGCGGGACGAACCCGATCGAGAAGAACATCAGCAGCGCGATCACGATCTCGGTGGCCTGCGGCACGATCGTGGACTGCGAGAACAGCGCCAGCGTCAGCACCGCGGCCGACAGCGCCACCACGAACAGCGCGGGCACGAACACCCAGACCACCGCGGCGAGCAGCCCCTGCTCGAAGCGCAGCCCCAGCGCCAGCCCCACGCACATCACGGCCAGCGTGATCACGACGATGCGCACGAAGTCCGCGGCCAGCCGGGCGAGCAGCCCCGCCGCGCGGTGCACCGGCACCACCCAGAACCGGGACAGCAGGCCGACCTCGCGCTCGCACATCACGTTCACCGCGCCGATGATCGCGCCCGTCATCCCGCCGACCAGCGCCACCAGCGGCACCTGGCCGTAGAGGCCGCTGTGCCCGGTGACCTTCTCGATGACGTCGCCGAGCACGATGTCCAACGCCACCAGGAATCCGGCGGGCATCACCAACGACTGCACCAGCGTCGCCGGGTCGCGGCTCCAGCGCCGCAGGATGCGGGCGGTGAGCACCAGCACCTGCGGGACGAGCCGGCGCGGCGAGTTCTCCCACACCCGGGCCACCCGGTGCCGGCCGCCGGGGCGGTAGGGCGCCTCGGCCCTGGACGCCTGCGTCGCCGTCACCGCCGCCTCCTGCTCACGATGCCGTGCAGCACGACCGCGAGCACCCCGCAGCCGACGGCCCACGCCAGCCCGGGAGCCAGCACGGCCCAGGTGACCGGCGGCGCGGCGTCGGTCGTGTCACCGGCCAGCGCCTGCAGGCCGTACACCCACTGCGACAGCGGCTGATTGCGCACGAAGCCCTGGATCCACTCGGGGAAGCGCTCGACCGGCTGCAGACCCACCGAGGCCAGGCCCAGCGTCAGCTGCGGCACCAGCATCATCGGCGCGGTGGCCTCCGGGTTCTGGGTGGCGATGCCGATCAGGTCGCCGATGACGGCCAGCGTCGCGCCGATCAGCAGCACCAGCCCGGCGAATGCGGCGATGTGGGCCGGGCTGCCGTGGAAGCGGAAACCGATCACGTGGCCGCAGACCACCGACACCACCAGCGCGATGCAGCAGCGGTACATGCTCGCGGTCAGCCGCGAGGCCAGCGGCATGATCGCCGGGATCGGCATGGCGCGGAACCGCCGGTTGATGCCCTGGATCGAATCGGTGGCCGAGCGGAACGCCGCTGAGACCGCCGCGAACCAGATCGCCTGCAGGATGATCAGCGGCGTCAGGTACTGGGCGTAGCTCGACAGCGGCTGGACCGCGCCCATCATCTGCTTGAGCGGCAGGTAGTAGCCGATGGTGAACACGATCGACCCGGCGATCTGCGTGGCCAGTTCACCGTTGCGCAGCGTCGGGATGATCATCCGGACCGTCAGCACCCACCACTGCTGGACGGGGTTGACCCGCGGGCGCGACGCGGCCGGGACCGTGGACCTCGCCGACCGCGCGACGGTCGGGACGGAGCCGGTCACGCGTAGGCGTCCGCGGCGGCGAGCCTGCCGGTGCGCTCGTCGTCGCCGCGGGTGTCGTCGCCGGTCAGGGCCAGGAACACCTCGTCGAGCGAGGGCCGGCGCAGCGCGATGTCCATGAGCTCGATGTTCGCCTCGCTGAGCTTGGTCAACGCGGCCATCAGCGTCGTCGGGCCGTCCGGCGCCGGCATCGAGATGCGGTCGGAGGTCTCGGTCAGCGCCGCGCGGTTGGCCTGGGGCAGCAGCGGTCCCAGCACGCGGGCCACCTCGGGCAGGTCGCGCATGTGCCGCGGCACGATCTCGCAGTAGGTGCCACCGGTGCGTTCCTTGAGCTGGTCGGCGGTGCCCTCGGCGATCACCGTGCCCTTGTCGATCACGATGATGCGGTCGCTGAGCAGGTCGGCCTCCTCGAGGTACTGCGTGGTCAGCAGTGTGGCGATGCCCGCTTCCTTGAAGTCGGTGACCAGTTCCCAGATCGCCTGCCGGCTGCGCGGATCCAGGCCGGTGGTGGGTTCGTCGAGGAACACCACCTCGGGGCGGACCACCAGCCCGCAGGCGATGTCGATGCGGCGCTTCATGCCGCCGGAGTACGTGCCGACGGGCCGGTCGCCGGCGGCGACCAGGTCGAACTGCTCGAGCAGCTCGAGCGCCCGCTCCTTGGCGACCTTCTTCTTCAGCCCCTGCAGCCGGCCGAACATCAGCAGGTTCTCCCGGCCGGTGAGCATGTCGTCCAGCGCGGCGTACTGCCCCGTGAGCATCAGGGAGCGGCGCACGCCCGCGGGATCGCCGACCACGTCGTGGCCGGCGATCAGCGCGCGCCCGCTGTCGGGGGTGATCAGCGTCGACAGGATGTTGACCGTGGTGGTCTTACCGGCGCCGTTGGGGCCGAGCAGACCGAGCACCTCGCCGCGCTCCACCTCGAAGCTGACATCGCGCAGCGCGACGACCGAGCCGAACGACTTGCGGATCCCGGCGACCACCACCGCCTTCTCAGAGCGGGCCATGAGCTCCTCCTGCCCGGTTGCGCCGTGTCACGACAGGTCGACGAGCGCCAGCTCGTCGCCGGCGTCGGCGTCCTCCTCGGCCAGCGCGTCCCGCGTGATCTCCAGCAGCGCCGACGAGTACTGCCGGGCAAAGGATTCCACATCGGTGGGCCCGAGCCGGCGACTGTCGTACCACCAGTCGGTGTGCAGCACTCCCGCAGACCGGTACACCCGCAACTCCAGGGCGTGGCCGAGACCGGGCAGCGCGTCGCGGATGGGCATCGCGGTGTCGGCGTCGAACCGCACCGGCGCGTCCTCGGGCTGCTCGGCGGGCACCTCGGGAATCGTGCCGACGTGGGTGAACAGGATGTCCGCCGGGCGGGTCTCGGCCAGCGCCTTCGCGGTCGGCGCGTACAGGTACCGCAGCAGGCCGTACCCGATGCCGTAGTGCGGCACCGCCTTGAGCGTCTCGCGGACGTCCTCGAGCAGCGCCGTCGCGCCCGTGTGCTGCGCCGACGCGGCGGTCAACGCGATCGGGTGCAGCGTGGAGAACCAGCCCACCGTGCGCTGCAGGTCGACGTCGGGCTTGAGCACCGAACGCCCGCGGCCGCCGACGTCGACCGCCACGGCGCCCTCGCCGACGGTGGCCGCGACGGCCCGGCCCAGCGCGGCGAGCAGGATCTCCTCGACCGGCAGCCGCAGCCGTCGCCGCGTGTCGTCGATCTCGCCGGTCTCGGCGGCCGACA contains:
- a CDS encoding alpha/beta hydrolase, which translates into the protein MLEVIDRGAVSESHPVPLLFVHGAWHAAWCWDEHFLPFFADRGYRATAVSLRGHGGSPTDKKLRDLSFADFVADVVAAADALPERPVIIGHSMGGVLVQKYLEVRDAPAGVLMASMPPQGYLRSGLRWIRRHPWHFAKLTATGRSLPYVSTPELARERFFSPHTPAAVVAQYAARLQEESARAGLDGLVRLPRPARVRAPLLVLGAADDGAVTQAEVRATAHAYATTAQFFPQMGHNMMLEAGWEDVARRIDAWLTERRL
- a CDS encoding SDR family NAD(P)-dependent oxidoreductase, which codes for MTLAPPSAERTVVITGASSGIGAEIARGLARRGYPLTLIARRRDRLDALAAELRGAAGAVDVLEADLGDAGARAAVAGRLRAGGVAGLVNSAGFGTNGLFQELPAGRESDQVVLNVLALTELTHAALPSMIGQGSGAILNIGSIAGFQPLPGAAVYSATKAYVQTFSEAVHEGLRGTGVSCTALCPGPVPTEWWEVAGEAPPGGPVQVSAAEVAEAGIEGMLAGKRLVVPGLVPKLTGLGGRFTPRALLLPALRRAAARRG
- a CDS encoding nitroreductase family protein; its protein translation is MPEPIPATADALARLDMPLVEAMMTQRAIRRVRPDPVDDEIVLKCIELALRAPTGANGQNWEFVVVKDPRVKKKLQRRYRLAWRAFHRTSIRDIASYDEEMAKSVKAIEWQLEHFTEIPVLVIGCLRLGPREGKVPFVPMPHAAASSYYGSIYPSLQNLLLAARSMGLGASLITLPLWNVTSARRVLGLPLDVTPCAVVPLGWPKGRYGPTTRRPVDEVVHLDRYGNRAWFGPRRRPSN
- a CDS encoding DUF2505 domain-containing protein; protein product: MTDVPRPFDVTTETAAGVADVIAAFGEKTYWLARLAAYGGDSMTLDSLVVDADGGIVVRTTQDLRQDMLPGAIGRMLPGDTAITRTESWRPATDGQVHGEFTIAARGVPSSGSGTMVLQAVPAGSRLRVQGSLEVRIPMVGGRIERYVADLIAREVPQMQQFTAAWIAGEA
- a CDS encoding flavodoxin family protein; protein product: MAESPQTAARSPRVLLLYYSYTGQARKVLEAAATVFRARGYEVTEAPIEFTDPRYAERFSRFPMRSVWPEFLGMLPAQTMQRTGDIRTPDAVRTGDYDLICIGSPTWWDTVSMPLRSFLKSHEARPLLEGKRFAVFVVCRRKWRKNLAGVRKLAEKKGGRYVDGIHFTYPGGELPSMLSLTSYLGSGEYRDRYLGVKLPPTNINDEHLEEARRFAARVADKVFGRQTQET
- a CDS encoding class I SAM-dependent methyltransferase, which gives rise to MNDKVAVNLSGPAKTMLSTLYLKALDADFERPILGDRFAKEAIDKLDFDWSELEITPKWAPLFTVRTAQYDIWVRQFIAANPECTVVHLGCGLDCRVFRIDPGPDVRWYDVDFPQVIALREQIYPTRPNYELIATPATEPQWLDQIPSDRPTLLIAEGISMYLTEEEGIALLRRFIDRFGTGELQIDFFNWLAIKSQKTQSLVRTSGSVLYWAVNSPQQILDKLPDIRLLSAATFFDASTYDRTGRGMHALKRAVTVVPPLRTSLQYHRYAFGPGA
- a CDS encoding phthiocerol/phthiodiolone dimycocerosyl transferase; the encoded protein is MFPSSGIRKLARSEEMFAETHNFIGLAAHVKGPMDADALSDAFDALLAAHPVLGGHLEQLPDGKWEIVLDDLMHPGIEVVELSGDEPAPPLIFDQTQSLVHLRLTVRDGQAQPTLYIHHSLADGHHQFSLVEELFSTYTDLVTTGTTRPVKVHPAPEPLEVILASRGVEKRPRSGLERLLAAMFAYELPPSRRAPSDVNPVLPQLVPMEYCTLSEQDTEQIIAFCRANKLGLNSLLSAAVLMAEWQVRNTPNIPVPYVYPVDLRYLLTPPVSATESTNPVGIATYLAEIHPGTDVAALARDINDTYKKDIAEGVIQQSFLHFSPQYVGNPPGLPDVVMFTDNGIVPPLRTPPDMEVAASHGEFYFAVGAGIEIYTSKIFNGALMIEYHSHGPDRDKSIAAIEAQLRSIAAKQTASTAG
- a CDS encoding ABC transporter permease, with translation MTATQASRAEAPYRPGGRHRVARVWENSPRRLVPQVLVLTARILRRWSRDPATLVQSLVMPAGFLVALDIVLGDVIEKVTGHSGLYGQVPLVALVGGMTGAIIGAVNVMCEREVGLLSRFWVVPVHRAAGLLARLAADFVRIVVITLAVMCVGLALGLRFEQGLLAAVVWVFVPALFVVALSAAVLTLALFSQSTIVPQATEIVIALLMFFSIGFVPLDQYPKWLQPIVEHQPVSYTIEAMRGLSLEGPIAEPLLFTALWSAGIFAVCAVPLAIGYRKASRRG
- a CDS encoding ABC transporter permease — translated: MTGSVPTVARSARSTVPAASRPRVNPVQQWWVLTVRMIIPTLRNGELATQIAGSIVFTIGYYLPLKQMMGAVQPLSSYAQYLTPLIILQAIWFAAVSAAFRSATDSIQGINRRFRAMPIPAIMPLASRLTASMYRCCIALVVSVVCGHVIGFRFHGSPAHIAAFAGLVLLIGATLAVIGDLIGIATQNPEATAPMMLVPQLTLGLASVGLQPVERFPEWIQGFVRNQPLSQWVYGLQALAGDTTDAAPPVTWAVLAPGLAWAVGCGVLAVVLHGIVSRRRR
- a CDS encoding ATP-binding cassette domain-containing protein, whose product is MARSEKAVVVAGIRKSFGSVVALRDVSFEVERGEVLGLLGPNGAGKTTTVNILSTLITPDSGRALIAGHDVVGDPAGVRRSLMLTGQYAALDDMLTGRENLLMFGRLQGLKKKVAKERALELLEQFDLVAAGDRPVGTYSGGMKRRIDIACGLVVRPEVVFLDEPTTGLDPRSRQAIWELVTDFKEAGIATLLTTQYLEEADLLSDRIIVIDKGTVIAEGTADQLKERTGGTYCEIVPRHMRDLPEVARVLGPLLPQANRAALTETSDRISMPAPDGPTTLMAALTKLSEANIELMDIALRRPSLDEVFLALTGDDTRGDDERTGRLAAADAYA